TAACGGGTTTGGAGTTGTAGGAGTAGTATAAGCTCCTGACTTCAATCATTCTTTCACCTCCAGCCTCTCAAGAGGAGGAAAATGAACATGGGCGCACCGACGAAGGCCGTCACTATGCCAACTGGAATCATCACGGGGCTGATCACAGTCCTTCCGAAGGTGTCCGCAATTAGGAGAAGCGTTGCACCAAAAACCGTGCTGAGCGGAATAAGGAACCTGTGGTCCCCACTAACAGCAATTCTTATGGAGTGCGGGGCTACAAGCCCAACAAACCCAACAATTCCTGTAAATGAAACGCAGACGGCTGTGAGAAGGGATGAGATTACAAGTCCTTCGAGTCTGACTCTCTGCGGATTCACACCGAGCGAGATTGCAGTCTCATCGTTGAGAGTGAGGGCGTTGTAGTCCATCCGCCTGAAGATAAAGTAGAGCAGCGATACGGCAAAAATTGCGCCCATCAGGTAGATTTCATTCCAGTTAGTTCTCCCCATATCTCCAAACGTCCAGAAAACGACCGAGGCGACCATTACGTCCTCAGCGAAGTACTGCATGAGCATTGTTGCCGCCTGAAAGAGGGAGGCCATCGCAACGCCGGTGAGAATCATCGCCTCCGGAGTGAAGCTTCTGATTCTTGAGAGCGTTAGTATTACAAAAACGCTGATGAGTGATCCAAGAAAGGCGAAAAAGGGGACGAGGTAGGGGTTGAGAATTGTTATGCTCTCCCCCGTTCTGTGGAGCATTCCCGCGCCGAGGTAGATTATGGCAAAAGCCGCACCAAAGGCTGCTCCGTGCGAAACGCCGAGCGTGAAGGGTGAAGCGAGCGGATTTCTGAGTATGCACTGCATCACTGCCCCGCTTACAGCAAGGCTTGCACCTACAATCAGGGCTGTGACTATGCGGGGGAGCCTTATGTTGGTGATGACGGGGGAGTTTAGGCTGAAAATCTTTGCTGGAGAAAGGCTGTATGAGCCTGCGAGAAGGGATGCAGTAACTGAAAAAATTAGCAAGCTCAGGAGCAGCAGTTCAGCAACTCTTATTCTCCTTCTGTATTCGGTCATTTCTCGAACACGTCTGCAATGTTCTTGAAACCGCCGTAGTGCTCTGCCATCTGCTCGTAAAGCTTTTTGCCAACGAGGAACTCGAAGATTTTGTCCGCCTTCTTTCCGGGGTCGATGTCTGCAAACTTATCGGGATAGAGAACCTTGCCGATGAAGTAGGAGTCGGCAATTGCAGTTTCTATGTTGGTGGTGTAGTAGTTGAAGGGCAGAATTCCGTAGATTTTCCCGTTCTTAAAGGCTTTGAGTGACTGGTAGATTTCGGGATTCTTCTCGTAGTCGTTAAGGACAAGGTGGAGGTTGTTCTCGTCGAGAAATATGATGTCCGGATCCCACTCAAGCAGCTTTTCCTTGTCGATGAAGAAAGCCCCGCTCACGTTCGCCTCGCAGGCAACGTTCTTTGCCCTGACAACCATGAACGGAGGGAAGTTGCACTGCGTTGATTCTATGCCGTGACCTCCCTTGAAACCGAGCGCTCCAACGTAAACTGATAGCTTGTTTTCCTCAGGAACCCCCTCAACTCTTCCCGTTAAATCTTTGTAAGCGTTTTCGATGAAGCTTATTATCTCCTTAGCCCTCTCCTCCCTGCCAAGGATTTTCCCTGCAAGCCTTAGAGAGGTGTAGATTTCCTCAGCCCTGAAGTTTCCAAGCTCTCCGTAGCTGAGCACAACAACCGG
The nucleotide sequence above comes from Archaeoglobus fulgidus DSM 4304. Encoded proteins:
- a CDS encoding FecCD family ABC transporter permease, giving the protein MTEYRRRIRVAELLLLSLLIFSVTASLLAGSYSLSPAKIFSLNSPVITNIRLPRIVTALIVGASLAVSGAVMQCILRNPLASPFTLGVSHGAAFGAAFAIIYLGAGMLHRTGESITILNPYLVPFFAFLGSLISVFVILTLSRIRSFTPEAMILTGVAMASLFQAATMLMQYFAEDVMVASVVFWTFGDMGRTNWNEIYLMGAIFAVSLLYFIFRRMDYNALTLNDETAISLGVNPQRVRLEGLVISSLLTAVCVSFTGIVGFVGLVAPHSIRIAVSGDHRFLIPLSTVFGATLLLIADTFGRTVISPVMIPVGIVTAFVGAPMFIFLLLRGWR
- a CDS encoding iron ABC transporter substrate-binding protein; the encoded protein is MRKVSLLALALAILIAGCAQQPAQVKEGGKVTVTDMLGRTVEVPEKVERVVAIGPGALRLVVYLNASDKVVGVEDAETNWPEMGRPYRMAHPEFANLPTIGKGGPNPSPNAEAIVAVKPDVIFACYIDATQADTLQQQTGVPVVVLSYGELGNFRAEEIYTSLRLAGKILGREERAKEIISFIENAYKDLTGRVEGVPEENKLSVYVGALGFKGGHGIESTQCNFPPFMVVRAKNVACEANVSGAFFIDKEKLLEWDPDIIFLDENNLHLVLNDYEKNPEIYQSLKAFKNGKIYGILPFNYYTTNIETAIADSYFIGKVLYPDKFADIDPGKKADKIFEFLVGKKLYEQMAEHYGGFKNIADVFEK